The proteins below come from a single Methanolobus chelungpuianus genomic window:
- a CDS encoding dihydroorotate dehydrogenase — protein sequence MIEITGLKLRNPAILAAGIMGTTGVSLARIAWEGAGAVVTKSIGPEPKAGHSNPSMINLGYGFLNAMGLPNPSYPDFSGELEIAKRESEVPVIASIFGGNAHEFAVVADGLIDAGPDAFELNVSCPHAQGYGASIGCDACAVEEIAAAVCDVTELPVWVKLTPNVTDIVSIGKAAQRGGADAIVAINTVRGMAIDIHSGYPVLGNRFGGLSGKAVKPVAIKCVYDLYAALDIPVIGVGGISSWEDAVEMMMAGASAVQIGSAVYDGPEVFRNVADGIEDFISSGGYKDIGDIVGLAHRRT from the coding sequence ATGATAGAGATCACAGGACTTAAGCTCAGGAACCCTGCCATACTGGCGGCGGGTATCATGGGCACTACGGGTGTGTCCCTTGCACGTATTGCCTGGGAGGGCGCCGGCGCGGTGGTCACGAAATCCATCGGACCGGAGCCTAAGGCGGGCCACAGTAACCCAAGTATGATAAATCTTGGATATGGATTCCTGAACGCCATGGGACTCCCGAATCCCTCATACCCGGATTTCTCAGGGGAGCTGGAGATAGCAAAAAGGGAATCGGAGGTCCCGGTAATTGCCAGCATCTTCGGCGGGAACGCACATGAGTTCGCTGTTGTCGCTGACGGCCTTATTGATGCGGGACCCGATGCCTTCGAGCTTAATGTCAGCTGCCCCCATGCACAGGGCTATGGCGCCTCCATTGGCTGTGATGCATGCGCCGTGGAGGAGATAGCAGCTGCTGTGTGCGACGTTACGGAACTGCCGGTATGGGTCAAGCTCACACCCAATGTAACGGACATCGTATCCATAGGCAAGGCCGCCCAGAGAGGAGGCGCTGATGCCATAGTAGCCATCAACACCGTGCGCGGGATGGCCATCGATATACACAGCGGGTATCCGGTACTGGGTAACAGGTTCGGCGGCCTGTCCGGAAAAGCAGTTAAGCCGGTTGCCATCAAGTGCGTGTACGACCTCTACGCTGCCCTCGACATACCTGTTATAGGTGTTGGCGGCATATCCTCATGGGAGGATGCCGTGGAAATGATGATGGCAGGTGCCTCTGCCGTACAGATAGGCTCTGCGGTCTACGACGGACCCGAGGTGTTCCGGAATGTTGCCGATGGTATTGAGGATTTCATATCCTCCGGCGGATACAAGGACATCGGGGATATTGTCGGGCTTGCCCACAGGAGGACATAA
- a CDS encoding nucleoside deaminase yields the protein MEERAVDKFMQSAIEEARKGLAEGGIPIGSVLVKDGEIVGRGHNMRVQEGDPMAHAEISCLKNAGRIGSYKDTVLYSTLMPCYLCAGAAVQFGIRKVIVGESENFHGAPEFMREHGIEVLDLGLEECKEMMGRFIRDRPELWYEDIGK from the coding sequence ATGGAGGAAAGAGCAGTGGATAAGTTCATGCAATCTGCTATTGAAGAAGCAAGGAAAGGACTTGCAGAGGGAGGTATTCCCATCGGTTCGGTGCTTGTGAAGGATGGAGAGATCGTTGGCAGGGGTCACAACATGAGAGTGCAGGAGGGCGACCCCATGGCACATGCAGAGATATCCTGCCTGAAGAATGCGGGGAGGATTGGCAGTTACAAGGATACTGTCCTTTATTCCACATTGATGCCCTGCTATCTTTGTGCAGGCGCAGCCGTGCAGTTTGGTATCAGGAAGGTGATAGTGGGAGAATCAGAGAATTTCCACGGTGCTCCGGAGTTCATGAGGGAGCATGGCATAGAAGTTCTGGACCTGGGCCTTGAAGAGTGCAAGGAGATGATGGGCAGATTCATCAGGGACAGGCCTGAGCTGTGGTATGAGGACATCGGTAAGTAA
- a CDS encoding dihydroorotate dehydrogenase electron transfer subunit, producing MYPIDVTITRIVQESPSNRTFFFDRSFDEALPGQFVMVWIRGVDEIPMTLSYKNAITVQKVGDATAKLFEMKEGDHLGIRGPFGRGFTLPSRDDNILIVAGGVGTAAVAMLAEHAMSQGTCITTIMGARNADELLFTDRLTACKELHMTTDDGSAHRCGFVTDVLCEIDASQYDRIYTCGPEMMMKRVFDILQEQDALARTEFSLHRYFKCGIGVCGACCMDNDGLRVCRDGPVFSGMQLIGSEFGKYMRGASGNRKKV from the coding sequence ATGTACCCGATAGATGTAACAATAACGAGGATCGTACAGGAATCTCCCTCCAACAGGACCTTCTTCTTTGACAGGAGCTTCGATGAGGCTCTTCCGGGCCAGTTCGTCATGGTGTGGATCAGGGGCGTTGATGAGATCCCCATGACCCTCTCCTACAAGAATGCCATCACGGTCCAGAAGGTTGGGGATGCGACAGCTAAACTCTTTGAGATGAAGGAAGGGGACCATCTGGGCATACGCGGACCCTTTGGCAGGGGTTTCACATTGCCTTCCCGGGATGACAATATACTCATTGTGGCCGGCGGCGTTGGAACTGCGGCAGTTGCCATGCTTGCGGAACATGCCATGTCCCAGGGCACATGCATTACCACCATCATGGGTGCAAGGAATGCGGATGAACTGCTCTTCACTGACAGGCTCACAGCCTGCAAGGAACTCCACATGACGACGGATGACGGTTCAGCTCATCGCTGCGGCTTTGTCACCGACGTGCTGTGTGAGATAGATGCCTCCCAATATGACCGGATATACACGTGCGGGCCTGAGATGATGATGAAGCGCGTGTTCGATATCCTCCAGGAGCAGGACGCCCTTGCCAGAACCGAGTTCAGTCTGCACAGGTATTTCAAGTGCGGCATAGGGGTGTGCGGTGCTTGCTGCATGGATAATGACGGGCTGAGGGTATGCAGGGACGGTCCGGTGTTCAGTGGCATGCAGCTTATCGGCTCAGAGTTCGGGAAATACATGAGAGGAGCGAGCGGGAACAGGAAAAAGGTCTAA
- a CDS encoding precorrin-2 dehydrogenase/sirohydrochlorin ferrochelatase family protein, protein MAQENCFLPLLIDMSGRRIVIFGGGSVGERKAQLFSRYADVTVISRDFTPCIRQMHSAGDLSLVEADAGGLSAARLDKFLEDAFLVIPATSDRAVNERITSAARRKNILSNQVDAVGDVTVPSIIKKGDLTISISTSGSSPAFSRFVRQRIEEVITPQFSDMIRVQENLRTYLKENVPGQKDRKEMLWQVLESSEVWEALQVSYEKGYNVALGIISEKINGKVR, encoded by the coding sequence ATGGCACAAGAAAACTGCTTTCTTCCACTGCTGATAGATATGTCCGGCCGCAGGATAGTCATCTTCGGCGGCGGTTCCGTGGGCGAACGCAAAGCGCAACTGTTTTCCAGATATGCAGACGTAACGGTCATCAGCAGGGATTTCACTCCCTGCATCCGCCAGATGCACTCAGCAGGCGATCTTTCACTTGTGGAGGCTGATGCCGGAGGACTTAGTGCTGCCCGGCTGGACAAGTTCCTTGAAGATGCATTCCTTGTCATACCTGCAACCAGTGACAGGGCTGTCAATGAACGTATCACATCTGCTGCAAGGAGGAAGAACATACTCTCAAACCAGGTCGATGCTGTCGGGGATGTCACGGTTCCCTCGATCATAAAAAAGGGCGACCTTACCATCAGCATATCGACTTCCGGCTCAAGTCCTGCGTTTTCGAGATTTGTCCGGCAAAGGATCGAAGAGGTCATAACCCCTCAGTTCTCAGACATGATAAGGGTCCAGGAAAACCTCCGGACATACCTTAAAGAGAATGTGCCCGGGCAGAAGGACAGGAAGGAAATGCTCTGGCAGGTACTGGAAAGCAGCGAGGTATGGGAAGCTCTCCAGGTGTCCTACGAAAAAGGGTATAATGTAGCACTTGGTATTATAAGTGAAAAAATAAACGGGAAAGTCCGATAA
- the ahbB gene encoding siroheme decarboxylase subunit beta — protein sequence MDATDEMILKATQDGIPLTGSPFRHIAEKLGLTEEEVVERIRLMKEKGIIRRFGASIGHRDIGIVANAMCVWNVPDGMVEDIGRIMASFPEVTHCYERPRHPGWDYNLFTMVHSYTRNDCEEVAARISQSTGIQDYRLLFSEREFKKTGVRL from the coding sequence GCAACCGATGAAATGATACTGAAGGCCACCCAGGATGGCATACCGCTCACAGGATCACCTTTCAGGCATATCGCAGAAAAGCTGGGGCTCACTGAGGAAGAGGTAGTGGAAAGGATACGCCTGATGAAAGAAAAGGGGATAATAAGACGATTTGGCGCATCTATCGGACACAGGGACATAGGTATTGTGGCCAATGCCATGTGTGTCTGGAATGTCCCTGATGGAATGGTGGAGGATATAGGGAGGATAATGGCCTCCTTCCCCGAGGTAACCCACTGCTACGAAAGACCACGGCATCCAGGATGGGACTACAACCTCTTTACAATGGTCCATTCCTATACAAGGAACGATTGTGAAGAAGTGGCTGCAAGGATCTCGCAGTCCACCGGCATACAGGATTACAGACTCCTGTTCAGCGAGCGCGAGTTCAAGAAGACTGGTGTCCGCCTCTGA
- the hemL gene encoding glutamate-1-semialdehyde 2,1-aminomutase gives MSLDKSRELYKKARTLLPGGVSSPVRAIKPYPFYTESASGSKIKDIDGNEYIDYCLAYGPNILGHAHPRLKAAIIAQLEKGWLYGTPTELEVRLAERIAGIYPSIDMLRFVSTGTEATMSALRAARGFTGRNKFIKIEGGFHGAHDAALVQAGSGATTLGKPDSLGVPADFTKHTLQVPFNDIEALTDVIERNKEDVAALIMEPVLGNIGPVLPEGDYLRDVREVTEENDVVLIFDEVITGFRLAMGGAQEYYGVTPDMTTLGKIIGGGLPIGVFGGKREIIEMIAPSGGVYQAGTFSGSPASVATGLAVLDVLEEEDVHRRLNATGDMFRGRLMEIVADLGLDYSVCGISSMFKIFFGDRPLNYSEVLRCDKEGYLGFFFRMLDSGVFLPPSQFETNFLSTAHSEEDIERTLAAYEANLK, from the coding sequence ATGTCCTTAGACAAATCAAGAGAATTATACAAGAAAGCAAGGACCCTCCTTCCGGGAGGGGTCAGCAGTCCTGTCAGGGCCATCAAGCCCTATCCCTTCTATACCGAATCAGCCTCCGGCTCAAAGATCAAGGATATAGACGGGAACGAGTATATCGATTACTGCCTGGCATACGGTCCCAACATCCTGGGCCATGCACACCCCCGGCTAAAGGCGGCCATCATAGCCCAGCTTGAGAAGGGCTGGCTTTACGGTACGCCTACGGAGCTTGAGGTCCGCCTTGCAGAGAGAATAGCAGGCATATACCCGAGCATTGACATGCTTCGGTTCGTGTCCACAGGTACCGAGGCCACCATGAGCGCACTGCGTGCTGCCAGGGGGTTCACTGGCAGGAACAAGTTCATCAAAATAGAGGGCGGTTTCCATGGGGCCCACGATGCGGCCCTCGTGCAGGCAGGATCTGGCGCCACGACCCTCGGCAAACCGGACTCCCTTGGAGTTCCTGCTGATTTTACAAAGCATACGCTGCAAGTGCCATTCAATGATATCGAGGCACTGACCGACGTGATCGAGAGGAACAAGGAAGATGTGGCTGCACTTATAATGGAGCCTGTGCTCGGCAATATCGGACCAGTGCTTCCTGAGGGTGATTACCTCCGTGATGTGCGCGAGGTCACAGAGGAGAACGACGTTGTACTCATATTCGATGAGGTCATCACAGGTTTCAGGCTCGCCATGGGAGGCGCACAGGAATACTACGGTGTCACCCCGGATATGACCACCCTTGGCAAGATAATCGGTGGTGGTTTACCGATCGGTGTTTTCGGTGGGAAGAGGGAGATCATAGAGATGATAGCACCCTCCGGGGGCGTGTACCAGGCAGGCACCTTCAGCGGCTCCCCTGCCTCGGTTGCAACCGGACTGGCTGTACTGGACGTGCTTGAGGAGGAGGATGTACACAGGAGACTGAATGCCACCGGAGACATGTTCAGGGGCAGGCTCATGGAAATAGTAGCTGACCTTGGACTGGATTACAGCGTATGTGGCATATCATCGATGTTCAAGATCTTCTTCGGTGACAGGCCGCTGAACTACAGTGAAGTGCTCAGGTGCGACAAGGAAGGATACCTTGGATTCTTCTTCAGGATGCTGGACAGCGGCGTATTCCTGCCGCCCTCGCAGTTCGAGACAAATTTCCTGTCCACCGCCCATAGCGAAGAGGATATCGAGAGAACCCTTGCAGCATATGAGGCAAACTTAAAATGA
- the hemB gene encoding porphobilinogen synthase: MFPEIRMRRLRNGRIRDLVRETSLSADNLIYPMFVDETISTVQSTASMPGVDRLPLDRVADDAKEAADLGIPALILFGIPAHKDAQGSSAWGDEDIVQQAVREIKEELGRDMLVITDVCLCEYTDHGHCGMVDMEKGEVLNDQTLPLLGRTAVSHAKAGADMVAPSGMMDGMIGAIRSALDENGLRDIPIMSYAAKYSSAFYGPFRDVAESGCCFGDRSTYQMDPANSDEAMREVELDIMEGADIIMVKPALPYLDIIYRVKNEFKMPTAAYNVSGEYAMIKAAAQNGWLDEKKVMYESLLSIKRAGADMILTYFAKDMARMLK, translated from the coding sequence ATGTTCCCGGAAATCAGAATGAGGAGATTAAGAAACGGAAGAATTAGAGATCTTGTGAGGGAAACCTCGCTCTCGGCAGATAACCTCATCTACCCCATGTTCGTGGATGAGACCATAAGCACGGTCCAGAGTACAGCATCAATGCCCGGCGTGGACAGGCTTCCCCTGGACAGGGTCGCCGATGATGCAAAGGAAGCTGCAGACCTGGGGATACCGGCCCTTATACTCTTTGGCATACCTGCACACAAGGATGCACAGGGAAGCTCTGCCTGGGGGGATGAGGATATAGTCCAGCAGGCTGTCCGCGAGATCAAAGAAGAGCTCGGCAGGGATATGCTGGTAATTACCGATGTCTGCCTCTGCGAGTATACGGACCATGGACACTGCGGCATGGTGGATATGGAAAAGGGGGAAGTGCTGAACGATCAGACCCTTCCCCTGCTTGGCAGGACCGCAGTGAGCCATGCAAAGGCCGGCGCAGACATGGTGGCACCTTCAGGAATGATGGACGGGATGATAGGGGCCATAAGGTCGGCACTTGACGAGAACGGTTTAAGGGATATTCCCATTATGTCCTATGCCGCAAAGTACTCTTCTGCATTCTACGGCCCCTTCAGGGATGTTGCAGAATCCGGCTGCTGTTTCGGTGACAGGTCTACCTACCAGATGGACCCTGCCAACTCCGATGAGGCTATGAGGGAAGTGGAACTGGATATCATGGAAGGCGCCGATATAATTATGGTCAAACCGGCACTCCCGTACCTTGACATCATATACCGTGTCAAGAATGAGTTCAAGATGCCCACCGCTGCATACAACGTCAGCGGGGAATATGCCATGATCAAGGCGGCCGCACAGAACGGCTGGCTGGACGAGAAGAAGGTGATGTACGAGTCCCTGCTTTCAATAAAGAGGGCAGGAGCCGATATGATACTGACCTATTTCGCAAAAGATATGGCGCGGATGCTTAAATGA
- a CDS encoding peptidase U32 family protein, which produces MPEANEKVSTPELVMGVRNPASLGACKEDADAVYFSLDRLSLRSRAKEITTENLADFVGQIHECGLKGYLAVNSVIYPRDLQELNKVMEAAASACVDAVIAWDPAAIMQAVQNDLDLHISTQANVSSHQSAEFYRSLGASRVVLARELSLEQIKEIRANTDMELEVFVHGAMCQSISGRCYLSAHLLGRSGNCGECSQPCRWEWSLYSDRNEKVSLEGKYLLSAKDLCMIEHIPELIEAGVDAFKVEGRLRDPGYTSAVSKCYRKAIDAYIDGTYTPEAAGLLKGEMGLQYNRGFSTGFYFGDPGSEGLALDQAMNASPVKKQAVGIVTNFFPKKNAASVRLLEGGLDLGDAIVIEGSTTYIEQKVSSLTVEGEDVLSAEKGQEAGLAVAGKVRRNDRVFRISSKSS; this is translated from the coding sequence ATGCCTGAGGCCAATGAAAAAGTAAGCACCCCGGAACTGGTAATGGGAGTCCGTAACCCGGCATCCCTTGGAGCCTGCAAGGAAGATGCCGATGCAGTCTATTTTTCCCTGGACCGGCTCAGCCTCAGGTCAAGAGCAAAGGAGATCACAACAGAGAATCTGGCAGACTTTGTGGGACAGATACATGAGTGTGGCCTGAAGGGCTACCTTGCGGTCAATTCCGTCATTTATCCCCGGGACCTGCAGGAGCTTAACAAGGTGATGGAAGCTGCGGCATCTGCATGTGTCGATGCTGTCATAGCCTGGGACCCCGCTGCCATTATGCAGGCGGTGCAGAACGACCTGGATCTGCACATCTCCACACAGGCTAATGTGTCAAGCCATCAGAGCGCAGAGTTCTACAGATCCCTAGGAGCAAGCAGGGTCGTGCTTGCAAGAGAGTTGAGCCTGGAGCAGATAAAGGAGATCAGGGCCAATACGGACATGGAACTGGAGGTCTTCGTCCACGGGGCCATGTGCCAGTCAATATCCGGCAGATGCTACCTGTCGGCACACCTGCTGGGCAGATCCGGGAACTGCGGGGAGTGCAGTCAGCCATGTAGATGGGAATGGTCACTGTATTCCGACAGGAATGAGAAGGTGAGCCTTGAAGGAAAGTACCTTCTCAGTGCAAAGGACCTCTGCATGATAGAACATATACCTGAACTGATCGAAGCCGGTGTCGATGCCTTCAAGGTGGAGGGACGGCTGCGTGATCCCGGATATACCTCCGCGGTCTCAAAGTGCTACAGGAAAGCCATTGACGCTTACATCGACGGTACTTATACCCCCGAGGCTGCCGGTCTGCTGAAAGGGGAGATGGGACTGCAGTATAATCGCGGTTTTTCAACAGGTTTCTATTTTGGCGATCCCGGCTCAGAGGGATTGGCCCTGGACCAGGCCATGAATGCCTCTCCTGTAAAAAAGCAGGCTGTAGGTATAGTGACAAACTTTTTCCCGAAGAAGAATGCCGCGTCTGTTAGGCTCCTGGAGGGAGGACTGGACCTGGGGGATGCGATCGTTATTGAAGGCAGTACTACCTATATTGAACAGAAGGTATCATCTCTGACAGTTGAAGGGGAAGACGTCCTCTCTGCAGAAAAAGGCCAGGAAGCAGGGCTTGCGGTAGCGGGCAAAGTACGGAGGAATGACCGCGTGTTCAGGATATCCAGTAAATCTTCTTAA
- the hemA gene encoding glutamyl-tRNA reductase yields the protein MTEISSMVITHSRASVEEMEEVWDGDLENILRDIYSNELVHECAVLKTCNRIEMYVVSNKGSSVMFQFAKKLGLSSNIIDFYDHEESIMHLLRLSSGLESMIIGEDQILGQIKDLYQVAKNLGTTGRTLDTAFSKAIQVGKRVRTETDINRGALSIASAAVDLAEDTVGDLKNKMVLVIGTGEMGTLVTRALSHREIELMYIANRTYAAAKKLADDMGGHAVHFDQIEENLKKADVVICATGAPHFVLRHEQVKKAMESREKALLLIDIANPRDIEPSIGTIPLVTLYNIDNLRVINEKNLEMRMEEAKKAQAIIDEEFGLLIRQYKRQRADHIISGMYAQYYRVRSQEKERALTKLGAYHTIGDIEQKIIDDMTNSIVNKILSEPTKALRDAAELCDDQMLDMAFRLFNVDRCNEKKRIKGELPPCSRKSE from the coding sequence ATGACTGAGATATCCAGCATGGTCATCACCCATTCCAGGGCAAGCGTGGAAGAGATGGAAGAGGTATGGGACGGGGACCTTGAGAATATCCTAAGGGACATATATTCCAATGAACTCGTTCATGAATGTGCAGTCCTTAAGACATGCAACCGGATTGAGATGTACGTTGTCTCCAATAAGGGCAGCAGCGTAATGTTCCAGTTTGCAAAGAAGCTGGGGCTTTCATCCAATATCATCGACTTCTACGACCACGAGGAATCCATTATGCATCTGCTGAGACTCTCTTCCGGCCTTGAGTCGATGATTATCGGCGAGGACCAGATACTTGGTCAGATAAAGGATCTCTACCAGGTTGCAAAGAACCTCGGCACTACGGGGAGGACTCTGGACACGGCATTCAGTAAAGCTATCCAGGTAGGTAAGAGGGTCAGGACGGAGACAGACATCAACAGGGGAGCCCTCTCGATCGCATCTGCTGCTGTCGACCTGGCAGAGGATACGGTAGGCGACCTCAAGAACAAGATGGTGCTTGTGATCGGTACCGGGGAAATGGGAACCCTTGTCACGAGGGCTCTCTCTCACAGGGAGATCGAGCTGATGTATATCGCTAACCGTACCTATGCCGCAGCAAAGAAGCTTGCTGACGATATGGGAGGTCACGCAGTGCACTTTGACCAGATAGAAGAGAACCTGAAGAAAGCCGACGTTGTCATCTGTGCCACCGGTGCGCCTCACTTTGTGCTCAGGCACGAGCAGGTGAAAAAGGCAATGGAATCCCGGGAGAAAGCACTCCTCCTTATCGATATTGCAAACCCCCGGGACATAGAGCCCAGCATCGGCACGATCCCGCTGGTCACACTATATAATATAGATAACCTGCGTGTCATCAATGAGAAGAATCTGGAGATGAGGATGGAGGAGGCCAAGAAGGCCCAGGCCATCATTGACGAGGAGTTCGGCCTTCTGATAAGGCAATACAAGCGCCAGAGAGCCGATCATATCATTTCGGGGATGTATGCCCAGTACTACCGGGTACGCAGCCAGGAAAAGGAACGTGCCCTGACAAAGCTTGGCGCATATCACACGATAGGGGATATAGAGCAGAAGATAATCGATGATATGACCAATTCCATTGTCAACAAGATACTCTCGGAGCCAACGAAGGCCCTGAGGGATGCAGCAGAATTATGTGATGACCAGATGCTGGATATGGCCTTCAGGCTGTTCAACGTAGATAGATGCAACGAGAAAAAGAGAATAAAAGGAGAGTTGCCGCCATGTTCCCGGAAATCAGAATGA
- the hemC gene encoding hydroxymethylbilane synthase: MIIGTRGSDLALAQATTIERMLAERGVKTSRKIIKTTGDTFTDRPLHEVAGVGAFVRELDDRMLEGDVDIAVHSMKDMPTVRPERLSTSAVIKRDSPCDVLLTIDGSKLEELPENAIIGTTSMRRRAQLLRYRPDLEVHDLRGNINTRIRKLEEGQYDGILLAEAGLQRMNWDLDVQRLDPKHFCPSANQGTIAVVTLAGSEAEKVTSALDDRRTRIETAVERIVVTPVEGGCTAPVGSFTHFINDSELHVLAEVLSLDGTEQVRIDEVIPAENYEEHARKLGMELVELGGKELVQRAVCQLGKRV, from the coding sequence ATGATAATAGGAACCCGCGGAAGTGACCTCGCCCTCGCACAGGCAACGACCATCGAGCGCATGCTGGCTGAGAGAGGCGTCAAAACCAGCAGGAAAATAATAAAGACCACAGGCGACACCTTCACGGATCGTCCATTACACGAGGTTGCAGGCGTGGGCGCCTTTGTCAGGGAGCTTGATGACAGGATGCTGGAAGGGGATGTGGACATCGCGGTGCATTCCATGAAGGATATGCCCACGGTCAGGCCGGAAAGGCTTTCAACATCAGCAGTCATCAAACGGGATTCGCCCTGCGATGTGCTCCTTACCATAGACGGCTCGAAACTGGAAGAGCTTCCCGAGAATGCCATCATAGGGACCACCTCCATGCGCAGGCGCGCACAGCTACTTCGCTACCGCCCCGACCTTGAGGTGCACGACCTGCGGGGCAATATCAACACCAGGATAAGAAAGCTGGAGGAAGGACAGTATGATGGTATCCTCCTGGCTGAAGCGGGCCTGCAGCGTATGAACTGGGACCTGGACGTGCAACGTCTTGACCCCAAGCATTTCTGTCCCTCGGCCAACCAGGGCACCATTGCTGTAGTGACGCTCGCCGGAAGCGAGGCAGAGAAGGTGACCTCAGCACTGGATGACCGAAGGACCAGAATAGAGACTGCAGTGGAGCGCATAGTAGTGACCCCTGTGGAGGGCGGATGTACCGCACCTGTAGGCTCCTTTACCCACTTCATCAATGACAGTGAATTACATGTGCTGGCAGAAGTGCTCTCTCTTGACGGTACAGAGCAGGTGCGTATCGATGAGGTGATTCCCGCGGAGAACTACGAAGAACATGCCCGGAAACTCGGCATGGAACTGGTGGAACTGGGCGGGAAAGAGCTTGTGCAGAGGGCAGTCTGCCAGCTCGGCAAGAGAGTCTGA
- a CDS encoding FeoA family protein, translated as MAPIMPLAMMPEGKVSKIISINAGRSLVNRLKSMGFIENSFLRVKKDNMGALIVDLNGCNYALGKGMASKIMVQECTQ; from the coding sequence ATGGCTCCAATCATGCCGCTGGCAATGATGCCCGAAGGCAAGGTCAGTAAGATCATATCGATCAATGCAGGTCGTTCCCTTGTGAACCGCCTGAAATCCATGGGCTTTATAGAGAATTCATTCCTCAGGGTCAAGAAAGATAATATGGGTGCCCTTATTGTGGATCTTAACGGCTGCAACTATGCGCTTGGCAAAGGCATGGCCTCAAAGATAATGGTGCAGGAATGCACCCAGTGA